CACTTACCCCCTTTTCTCCATCACCCGCCCAACTAATGTATACTTCCTGCTTTCCTGGCTGTTCCAGGCCAGGCCACACCCTCCAAAAGTCTGCAAAGCCAATGAGGAGCGACCACAGGCCCGAGGGTTAGCGTTTGGCTATAAAAAAGGCGGAGGTGGACCTGCCTGTCAGAggacttgttgttgctctgtCTGGTCGGCAAAAGGAGGGAATGTAAAAGTGTGACATTTAACAAGGTAAAGCAGGACGCAGGACAGCCGGGGGGGGGGACCCAGTCTGATGGAACTTCAGCAACTGTGATTTTGTTGGACGAAGGAGAACAGCGTGACCTGTTGAGAGTATCAGCAGACCGTGAAAACGAGCCATACCTAAACCGCTCGGCGAAGCGGAGGTTGGACACTGCAATGAGAGAAGAGGTGTCCTGCACCAACTCCCCTGAAGGAGGGCTGGGGGCCAGTGAAGAGGAGCTGGAGAGGGCATCGAAGAAGACCCTCCAACAGGCAAACCGAAAGCGCTCCCCCTACCCAAAGAAGGACAGCCTCAGTCAGACGGAGGAGAGCAGCACCGGCAGCACCAACAGCCTCCTGCCGTCCGGGCCGAAGAGGCTCAAGAAGAGCCCCTCAACCATCGTGTCGTTGGCGCCCACGTCTCTGGGGCCGAGGCCAGAGCCGCCCTTTGAGGAGCTCCACTCTCAGAGGGTAATCGCCAACGTGCGAGAGCGCCAACGCACCCAATCCCTGAACGATGCCTTTGCCTCCCTACGCAAGATCATCCCGACGCTACCCTCAGACAAGCTGAGCAAGATCCAGATCCTGAAGCTGGCCTCACGCTACATCGACTTCCTGTACCAGGTGCTGCAGAGCGACGAGATGGACGCCAAGCTGGCCAGCTGCAACTACCTGGCCCACGAGAGACTCAGCTACGCCTTCTCCGTTTGGAGGATGGAGGGGGCCTGGGCCATGTCCACCAGCCACTAGGACCCCTCTGTCtgtgtttgacctctgaccctcctTTTACTGCATGGTCTGATCTTAACCTTTTTACCTAAAAcctttgcatacattttttttctgtgctgcataatgtttcatttatcaGCTAAATATATGTTGCTGCAACCACCATCCctccctccacctccacctcacCTCTGCTGCTCCCTCTTCTCTTCCTCGTCTGTCCCTGAGTTTAGTCCAGAGCAGCGAGTC
Above is a genomic segment from Xiphophorus couchianus chromosome 20, X_couchianus-1.0, whole genome shotgun sequence containing:
- the LOC114135096 gene encoding twist-related protein 2-like is translated as MREEVSCTNSPEGGLGASEEELERASKKTLQQANRKRSPYPKKDSLSQTEESSTGSTNSLLPSGPKRLKKSPSTIVSLAPTSLGPRPEPPFEELHSQRVIANVRERQRTQSLNDAFASLRKIIPTLPSDKLSKIQILKLASRYIDFLYQVLQSDEMDAKLASCNYLAHERLSYAFSVWRMEGAWAMSTSH